A genomic region of Veillonellales bacterium contains the following coding sequences:
- a CDS encoding helix-turn-helix domain-containing protein: MFEQYNDVVTVEELCEMLSIGKNAAYSLLSSGKVKAFRYRRVWKIPKQGVVEYVLRESKLA; this comes from the coding sequence ATGTTTGAGCAATATAACGACGTGGTAACCGTAGAAGAGCTATGCGAAATGCTATCCATCGGCAAAAATGCTGCTTATAGTTTATTATCATCGGGTAAGGTGAAGGCGTTCCGGTACCGCCGGGTTTGGAAAATTCCAAAGCAGGGGGTTGTTGAGTATGTATTGAGAGAAAGTAAACTGGCATAA